In the genome of Streptomyces sp. SLBN-118, the window ACCGTCATCGCGATCGTCGCTGCCACGGCGGTCGTCGCGGCCGCGGTCGTCACCGGCGTCATCGTGCTGAAGGACGACGACAAGGGCACCGGCGACGAGGGCAGCAAGGTCAGCGCCTCGAAGACGCCCGCCACCAACAAGCCCAGCACGCCGCCCGCTTCACCGACCGACAACCCGCGCGGCGGCGAGGACGCCAAGCCGCTCATCGCGGGCTGGAAGGTCGTCACCAATCCCAAGCGCGGCACCCAGTTCGACGTCCCGCCCGCCTGGGAGGTCGCCGGCTCCGGCATGAGCACCTTCTTCGAGGACGAGAAGAAGAACGACGGCTCGCCCGTCGTCGTCATGTCGGCCCCGGCCCACTACAAGTCCAAGTGGTGCACGTTCGACACCGACAAGGACGGCAAGCCCGAGCAGTGGGGACTGAGCACGACCGGCACCAAGGGCGGCAAGGGCGCGACCGACACCGCCACCGGCGCCTACAACGAAGCGGGCAACTGGGTCTGGGCGGGTTACGCGCAGAAGGAGCCCAAGGGCACGGTCAAGATCACCAAGGCCAAGCCGTACACCACCAAGTCGGGGCTCTCCGGCAGCGTTGCCACGGCCACCGCGCTCGGCGTGAAGAAGACCAACAAGTGCAGCACCGACGGCAAGTCGATCGCGTTCACCTTCAAGAACAGCAAGGGTGACTTCGCGAGCTGGGTGCTGTACGCCAACACCGGCGTCAAGGACGAGGTCCCGGACGCGACCATCGCGCAGATCCTCAGCACGGTCCGGCTCGCGGGAACGCCCTCCGACTGATCCGGCGTCCGCCCCTGCCGTCTCAGCCGATGCTGAAAGCACCGTCGGGCGGCTCGGGCGACGCCACCGCGTCCGCGTCCCGTACGACACTCGCGTCCCCGATGAGCCGGGTCAGCGACGCGCCGTGCTCCAGCCGTGCCGGGAAGGCGTCGGCGGAGATGCGGCGGGCGAGGGGCGCCGTGTCGATGGGGCCCTGCGAGGCGAGCAGCAGCGCGTTGCCGAAGCGCCGACCGCGCAGTACGGACGGTTCCGCGATCAGCGCGAGCTCAGCGAACACCGTGGCGAATGTGGCGAGTTGGGAGCGGAGGAAGGCGAAGGGTGCGCCGTCGGCGAGGTTGGCGGCGTATATTCCGTCCGGCCGCAGGACGCGTTCGGCGGCGCGCGCGTACTCGACCGACGTGAGATGGGCAGGTACCCGCGAGCCGCCGAAGACATCGCCGATCAGCATGTCGACACAGTCCGCGGGAGCCGCCTCCACCCAGGCCCGGGCATCGGTGCCGTGCACCTCGATGCCCGAGCCCGCGGGCAACGGCAGTCGCTCGGCCACGAGGGTCAGCAGCCCGCGGTCAGCCTCCACGACGTCCTGGCGCGAGCCCGGCCTCGTCGCGGCCACGTAGCGCGGCAGGGTCAGCGCCCCGCCGCCCAGATGCAGCACATCGAGCGGCGCGCCCTCGTCCGCGGCGCAGTCGACGACATGGCCGAGACGCCGCGCGTACTCGAACTCCAGATGGGTGGGCGCATCCAGGTCGACATACGACTGGGGCGCGCCGTCCACCGTCAGCAACCAGGCTCGGTCCCGGTCGATGTCGGGCATCAGCCTGGCGGTGCCGCTCTCGACCTGGCGGATGACGGGTAGCTGCTCGCTCACCGTCTCATTGTGCCCACACCGCGGCGACGGCCTTGACGTGCGCGGCGGCCTGGGCCAGCCCGGCACGGGCCGCGGGAGCACGTAGCGCCGGGTCCAGCCGGCCGCGGCCGAACGCCTTCCTGGCGGTGGCGTCGGGGGTGATGACCGCGACGCGGGCGCCGGCGGCGGCGAGCTGTGCGGCCTGGGCCCGGGGCGAGGCCATCGCCTTGGTGCCGTAGGCGATGGGCGCGAGGACGACCACCCGCTGGTATCCGGCGGCGAGGTGGGCGTTGGCCGTCGTGTGCACTCCCCCGTCGATCCATGTGCGGCCTTCGATGGTGACCGGCGGCCAGACGCCCGGGACCGCGCAGCTGGCCGCGACCGCGTCCACCAGCGGTACGCCGCTGTCCTTGTCGTAGGTCTTCAACGCGCCCGTGAGCGCGTCAACGGCGGTGACGAGCAGGCGCCGCTCGGGCCATGCGTGCGAGAGGAGCCGCCCGGCGATCACCTCGCGGCGGGACGCCACGCCGACGGTGCCGGCAAGCGCAAGCCTGCCGAGCTTGCGTCCGTACTCCTCGGGTGTACGGGACGTGAGGATCGCCCGTGCGTACGTCAGCGTCAGCGAAAGACCGAACCGGGCCGCGCTCTCACCCTCGGGTGAGGCGAGCTGGCGCTCGTACAGCTCGGCGATGCCCAGCCTGCCGGATGCGACCTGGGCGGCGACGACCGCGCCCGCGGAGCTGCCGACGAGGAGGTCGGCGGTGCTCAGATCCACGCCCGAGGCGGCGAGTCCGTGGAGGATGCCGATCTCCCAGCCCACACCGGTGATTCCGCCGGCGCCGAGTACAACTGCCGTGTCCGTCATGGGAGTCAGTCTCGCGCGGCTGCGTCCCGCGGGGCGCGGAGGGGTGGATGACGCGGGGGCTGGTGCCCCCTGCGTCCTGGCGCGACGGCTTCGCGGCGAAGCCCGGTGCCGCCCTCCCGGGGGCGCGGGCGGGAGGGACATGCGCCACCCACACCCTGGCGACCCGGCCTCGCTGCGAAACCGGCACCGTTCTCCCGCAGCAGCGCGGGCACGGCGGCGGGGCCGGACCCGGCCTCGCGGCGAAGCAGCCGGCCCGCCCCCGCGCTTACGCGAGTTCCGTCACCGTCCCCGCGCCCACCGTGCGGCCACCCTCGCGGATCGCGAAGCCGAGGCCCGGCTCCAGAGGGATGTCACGGCCCAGTTCGACGGTCATCATGACCGTGTCGCCGGGCCGGGCGACCGCCGCGGCGCCGAGGTCGATGTCGCCGACGACGTCTGCCGTCCGGATGTAGAACTGCGGGCGGTAGCCGGTGGAGACCGGTGTCGTACGGCCGCCCTCGCGGGCGGACAGAACGTACACCTGCGCGGTGAAGCGCCGGCTCGGCACGACGCTGCCGGGCGCCGCCACCACATGGCCGCGGCGGACAGCGTCGCGCGCCATGCCGCGCAGCAGCAGGGCGACGTTGTCACCGGCCTCCGCGGACTCCATCGGCTTGCCGAAGGTCTCCAGACCCGTGACGACCGTCTCGGTGTCGGCGCCGAGAACCTGGACACGGTCGCCGACGCGGACCGTGCCCCGCTCGACGGCGCCGGTGACGACCGTGCCGCGCCCGGTGATGGTGAGTACGTTCTCCACCGGGAGCAGGAACGGCGCGTCCGTGTACCTGACGGGCATCGGCACATAGGTGTCGACGGCGTCGAGCAGCGCGTCGACGGCGGCCGTCCAGCGTGGGTCGCCCTCCAGCGCCCTGAGTCCGGAGACCCGTACCACCGGCGCCGCGTCGCCGCCGTACCCATGGGCCGTCAGCAGCTCGCGGACCTCCAGCTCCACCAGGTCGGTGAGCTCGTCGTCGCCCGCGTCCGCCTTGTTGAGGGCGACGACGATGTGGTCGACGCCCACCTGACGGGCGAGCAGGACGTGCTCCGCGGTCTGCGGCATGACCCCGTCGAGCGCCGAGACGACAAGGATCGCCCCGTCCAGTTGCGCGGCTCCGGTGACCATGTTCTTGACGTAGTCGGCATGGCCCGGCATGTCCACGTGCGCGTAGTGCCTGGTGTCGGTCTCGTACTCGACGTGCGCGATGTTGATGGTGATGCCGCGCTGGGCCTCTTCGGGCGCCCGGTCGATCCGGTCGAACGGCACGAAGGTGCCGGTCCCGCGCTCGCTGAGGACCTTGGTGATGGCGGCGGTGAGTGTGGTCTTGCCGTGGTCGACGTGGCCCATGGTGCCGATGTTGAGGTGCGGCTTGGTGCGCACGTATGCCGTCTTGGACATGACTGATTCCTCGGTTTCCTCGGAACTCGAAGCGTGATGGGACCCCTGGGCCTCGCCGACCCTCCCCCTGGGGGGTCCGCCGGTCGATCCGGGAAGGGTCAGCTTCGGGCGCCGTCGAGGGGCGCTGCGGCAGCGGCGGCTGCGGGGAATGCGGCAGCCTTCGGCGCGTCCGCGACTGCGGACGGCGATGCGAGGAAGGCGTACCGGAACATGTCGACGATGATCGCTCAGGGCGCTTCGCCGCGTCGAATGGTTTTCCCTGCGCGGGAGTTGTGCCGGGAGTTCAGAGTTCAGCAGCTCACAGGTTCTTGAGTGCTTCACGCACGGACAGCGGCGCCAGCCGGTCCCGGTGCCGCTCGACGAAGTGGCGTACCGCGTCCGGATCGGTCTTGCCGTACTCGCGCAGGCACCAGCCGATCGCCTTGCGGATGAAGAAGTCCGAGTGGTCGGCGCGGCGCAGGCAGTAGGCGAAGAGCCGTTCGGTGTCGGTCGCGTCCTTGTAGCGGAGCTGATGCAGCAGCGCCGTGCGCACGACCCACAGATCGTCGTCCTCGATCCAGCGGTCCATGACGGACTTCAGCCCGGGATCGGCGCTCACGAGCGGTCCGACGACATGTGAGGCGAGCGCGTCGACGGTGTCCCACCAGGAGACGGTGACGACGAGATGACGTACGACGGGCAGAAAGCCGGAGGAGCAGCGCTTCACATGGCGGCGCAGATAGTCGACGGCGAAGTAGTGGTATTCGCGCTGGGGCAGCTCCCAGCAGCGCAGGGCGATCGCCGTGCAGTCGGCCTCGTCGGGGACCGCGGTTCCGTCCAGCACACTGCGGGAGAGGTCGCGGCGAGTGCCGGTACAGAGCCCGAGAAAGGGCGCGATGCCCTTCATGTACGCGGCGGCCGACTCGGCCCTCCCCGCGTCGGCGCCGGTCGGATACACGGCGGTGAGGCGCGCGAGCACAGTGTCGGCGAGATCGCTGCGAGGGAAGACGGGCGGTTCGACCGGGGTCATGCCGCTCACATTACGGCGATCACATCCCGTGTCGGCTACTCTCCCCGGATGCTCGACCCCGTCCCCCGCCCCGCATCGGGCCTCGCCGTGCGCTGCACGAGGGCACTGCTCTCACCGTGGTCGCGGCTGTCGCTTCTCGTGGCGATGCTGGCCGCCGCCGCGGTGACGGTCGTGTTGTACGAGCCGCAGCGGCTGCTCTCTGCGGGCTGGCCGCCGCAGCTGAGCGGAGCCGCGGCCGTGGTGCTGTTCGGCGTCGCGTACGGGGCGTGCACCGCGGCCTTCGTGCCGCGCCCGCTGCTCAACCTGGCGGCGGGCACGCTCTTCGGCTCACAGGCGGGGTTTGTCTCGGCGCTCGCCGGGACGGTGCTGGGTGCGGGTATCTCGTTCGCGCTGGGGCGGCTGCTCGGGCAGGACGCGCTGCGGCCGCTGCTGCGGGGGCGCTGGCTGATGGCGGCCGACACCCAGCTGAGCAGGCACGGCTTCCGCTCGATGCTGGCGCTGCGCCTCTTCCCCGGCGTGCCGTTCGCCGCGGCGAACTACTGCGCCGCCGTCTCCCGCATGGGCTATGTCCCCTTCCTGCTGGCGACGGCGCTCGGCTCGATCCCGAACACGGCGGCGTATGTGGTCGCGGGCAGCAGGGCCGGCTCGCCGACGTCCCCGGCGTTCGTGGTCGCGATGGGTTTCATCGTGGTGACGGGGCTGGCCGCGGCCTGGATCGCCTGGTGCAAACGGCACCGGCTGCGGGAGCGCTAGGTGTATTGACCTGTGAGGTTGGGGACGCGGCTGGCGGGTGGTTTGCCTGCGAGCGCGGCTGACAGGGGCTGCGGGATGTGCGCCAATCGGGGGACGCTACGCTTCCTGGGACCTGGCGCATGATCGGGAACGCTACGCGCCGTCAGACCGTGATCATTTCTTGGGTGGCGTAGTTTTCGATGTCTTGGTTCGAATCATTCATCCTCGGGCTCGTCCAGGGGCTGACCGAGTTCCTGCCGATCTCCTCCAGCGCGCACCTGCGGCTCACCGCCGCATTCGCCGGCTGGGAGGACCCGGGCGCCGCCTTCACCGCGATCACCCAGATCGGCACCGAGACGGCCGTCCTCATCTACTTCCGCAAGGACATCGCACGCATCGTCTCCGCCTGGTTCCGTTCCCTGACGAACAAGGAGCTGCGCAGTGACCACGACGCCCAGATGGGCTGGCTGGTCATCGTGGGCTCGATCCCGATCGGTGTGCTCGGCGTCACGTTCAAGGACCAGATCGAGGGACCGTTCCGAGATCTGCGGCTGATCGCCACAACCCTGATCGTGATGGGCATAGTCCTCGGCATCGCCGACCGTCTTGCCGCCCGTGACGAGGATGGCGGCAAGCACCGGGCCGTCAAGCAGCGCAAGACGCTGAAGGAGCTGGGTGTCAGGGACGGTCTGATCTACGGTGCCTGCCAGGCGATGGCCCTGATTCCGGGCGTCTCGCGCTCGGGCGCGACCATCAGCGGTGGTCTGCTGATGGGCTACACGCGTGAGGCGGCGGCTCGCTACTCGTTCCTGCTGGCCATCCCGGCCGTGCTGGCCTCGGGCGTCTTCGAGCTGAAGGACGCGAGCGGGGGCGGGCATGTGGACTGGCCGCAGACCTTCTTCGCCACGATCATCGCCTTCGCCGTGGGCTACGCGGTGATCGCCTGGTTCATGAAGTTCATCACTACGAAGAGCTTCATGCCCTTCGTGATCTACCGCATCCTGCTGGGAATCCTGCTGTTCATCCTGGTCGGAACGGATGCACTGAGCCCGCACGCGGGTGAGTCGGCCGGCTGAGGCCCGTAGCCGCGGGGCTGACGGCTGTCGTACCCAGGCCTTAGCCTGTCCGCATGTCCCCCTTGTCCCGCGAGTCAGAAACCGCGTTGTCCGCCGCCGAGCTCAATGCCCGGATCCGAGAGCTGTGGGCGGACGGCGAGCTGCCCGACGACCGCCGCCCGGAGTACGAGGCGCTGGTGGTGGAGTGGGCCGCGGCCGCGCTCGTGGACGTGGACGTGGAGCACGCCGCCTGAGCGCAGGGCGGGCGGGCCGGGAGCGCTCGGCGTGATCGTGGGCTCGGCTAGCCTGAGTGCACGATGAACCGTTTGACCACGTCATGGGGCGGCTTCGAGCTCGCCCGCTTCCCCGAGGACCCCCGCGACCCCCTCCGCGCCTGGGACGCCGCCGACGAGTACCTCCTGCGCCAGCTCAAGGGAATCGACGACGCCCCTTCCACGGACCTGAACGGCACGCTGGTCGTCGTCGGGGACCGCTGGGGTGCCCTCGCCACCTCGCTCGCGGCCCACCGGCCCGTACAGATCACGGACTCCTTCCTCGGCCAGGAGGCAACCCGGGCGAATCTGGCCCGCAACGGCATCGAGGTGGACTCGGTACGCCTCCAGTCGGTCAGGGACCTGCCGCCGGAGCGGATCGACGCACTGCTGATCCGGGTGCCCAAGAGCCTCGCCCTGCTGGAGGACCAGCTGCACCGCCTTGCGCCCGCTGTGCACGCGGACACGGTCGTCGTGGGCGCCGGGATGGTCAGCGAGATCCACACGTCGACGCTGAAGCTGTTCGAGCGGATCCTCGGTCCGACCAGGACCTCGCTCGCGGTGAAGAAGGCGCGGCTCATTTTCTGTACGCCCGACCACAGACTGGCCCGTACCCCGAGCCCCTGGCCGCTGCGCTATGCGCTGCCCGCCGATGTGGGCGTCCTCGCGGGCCGGACCGTCACCAATCACGCGGGCATCTTCTGCGCCGAGCGCCTCGACATCGGCACCCGGTTCTTTCTGCGGAGCCTGCCGGAGCTGCACGGTCCTCAGCGGGTCGTCGATCTGGGCTGCGGCAACGGCGTGGTCGGCACGGCGGCCGCGCTGGCCAATCCGGCGGCTTCGCTCACCTTTGTCGACGAGTCGTTCTCGGCGGTCGCCTCGGCCGAGGCGACGTACCGCGAGAACGTCCCGTCGGACGCGAAGGCGGAGTTCCTGGTCGGCGACGGTCTGTCAGGTGTGCCGGACGCGTCCGTCGATCTGGTGCTGAACAATCCACCGTTCCACTCGCACCGGGCGACGACGGACACGGCCGCCCGCCGGATGTTCGGCGGGGCGCGCCGTGCCCTGCGGCCCGGCGGCGAGCTCTGGGTCGTTGGAAACCGCCACCTCGGCTATCACGTGAGGCTGCGCCGTCTCTTCGGGAACTGCGAAGTCGTCTCCAGTGACCCGAAGTTCGTGGTGCTGCGGGCCGTCAGCCGGTAGCCGCCGCGGTCATTTTCAGCGGCCCAGGCCGTCGGCGCCGTCCTGCCACTCGGCGTACGGGACACGGGAGATCTCGCGTACGCCTCCGAGCGTGGCCCATTCGTCCTTGCCCAGCCGGGTGAGCGGCGCCAGCTTCGTCACCTCGGGGTGCCCGCTCGCCATGACGTCACGGCTGACCGCGGCATGGACGACGCGGCCGAAGACGACCGTCGAGTCGCCGAGCCGTACGGTGCTGTGCAGTTCGCATTCCAGAGCCACCGGGGAGGCCGCGACCCGTGGAGGCTTCACGCGCAGACTCGTCTCGCGGGCGATGCCCACCGCGTCGAACTCGCTGGTGCCACGTGGAAAGTCGGTGGCGGTGGCGTTGATCTGCTCGAAGAGCGGCTCGGGCGCGAAGTTGACCACGAAGTCCCCGGTGTCCTCGACATTGCGCAGCGAGTCCTTGCGGCCGACCGAGGTGAACTGCACAACGGGTGGAGCCACGCACGAGATCGTGAAGAAGGAGTGCGGGGCGAGATTGTCCGTGCCGTCGGCCGATGTGGTGGAGACCCAGGCGATGGGCCTCGGGACAACGGTGGCTGTCAGCAACCGGTAGAAGGCCTCGGCGTCGCACTGGGCCGGGTCGTAGTCGATGCGCATGAGGGCAGTATGGCCCCGGAACGCGGAAGGCACGGAGATCGACCGTTTGCCGAACAAGAGCGGGTGAAGAGCGGGTGACCGGTGTGCACAGCTCTTGGCCTTGAGCCTTCTCTGCCCGAAACTGACCCGATGACGCAGCGCGTGGATCTCGCGACGGTGATGGACCGGCTGGCCATCGACGAACTGATCACCAGTTATGCGGTGGCGGTGGACGATTCCGACTGGCACGCCTACCGGGCGCTGTTCGCCCGCGAAGGGCGCGCGGACTACCGCAGCTCGGGCGGCATCGAGGGGCCGGCCGCCGAAGTCGCCGACTGGATGGCGGAGGCGATGCGTCTGTTCCCGGTACGCCAGCATCTCATCGTCAACCGGCGGCTGCACATTCAGGACCTGGGCGGCTACCCGGGCGACCGTGCCGAGGTGCAGGCCGACTATGTGAACCCGATGCGTCTGGAGTCGGGGGACGACTTCGTCTCCGGCGGGCGTTACACCTTCGGCCTGCTGCGTACGGACGCCGGCTGGCGGCTGCACACGGTGGTGATCCACGAGAAGTGGCGGCGTGCTCCGGAAGCGCTTGGCGGCGCCTGACGCCTCCAAGGCGGTGTCGTCAAAGTCCCGTCTGCCCCCTGGCGCCCAGGGCCCACTGTTCTTGCAGGTCCCGCACGCGCACACTGGAGATGACACCGCTCGCGGTCACTGCGAGCCGGACGAGGAGGCGCAGTATGCGGATTCCGGTCGGCCGGCCCGGCTGGGCTCGCGCGCGGCAGTTCGCTGTGTCGTCGCGCGGGCGTGCCGTCGCCGCGGTGGCCGCCGGTGCGCTGCCCGCGCTGGCCTTTCCCGAACCCTCGCTGTGGTGGTTCGCGTATGTCTCGCTGGTGCCGTGGATGCTGCTGGTCCGGGGCGCGCCGACGGGCCGTCGGGCGGCGGTCGAGGGCTGGCTGGGCGGCATCGGCTTCATGATCGCCGTGCATCACTGGCTGATCCCGAGCCTGCATGTCTTCATCGTGCTGATCGCGGCGCTGCTCGGGCTGCTCTGGGCGCCCTGGGGGTGGCTGGTGTGGTCGCTGCTCTCCGGCAGGCGGAGGCGTGCGCGGGCTGCCTCGGCTGTGGCGGTGGTGCCTTCGGGCTGGCTGATGATCGAACTGGTCCGCTCGTGGGAGGGGTTGGGCGGACCCTGGGGGTTGCTGGGGGCGAGCCAGTGGCAGGTCTCCCCCGCTCTGCGGCTGGCGTCAGTGGGTGGCGTCTGGCTGGTGAGCCTGCTCGTGGTGGCGGTGAACACCGCCGTGACGGTGCTGATCGCGGTGCCTCGCGCCCGGACTGCCGCGGTGGGCGGCGGGGTCCTGTGTGCGCTCACCACGACCGCGGTGTGGATCTGGCTGCCGCAGCCGGAGCCGTCGGGGCATGCCCGTGTCGCGGTCGTGCAGCCGGGCGTCGTCGACGGTGTCGACAGCGTGGAGCGGCGCTTCGCACGCAGTGAGGAGCTGACCCGCCAACTGGCCGGACAGGACATCGATCTGGTGGTCTGGGGTGAGAGCAGCGTCGGCGCGGATCTGCGTGAACGCCCCGATCTGGCGGCCCGTACGGCGGTGCTCTCGCGCACTGTCGGCGCGGAGCTCCTGGTCAATGTGGACGCCCGGAGCGAGGACGCCGACGGCCGGGCGGGGATCTTCAAGAGCTCGGTCCTGGTGGGCCCGCAGGGTCCGACCGGGGACCGCTACGACAAGATGCGGCTTGTCCCCTTCGGTGAGTACATACCGGCGCGCGGGCTGCTCGGCTGGGCGACCTCGGTGGGCAGGGCTGCTGGCGAGGACCGGCTGCGCGGCGGCCGCCCTGTGGTGATGGTGCTGCCCGGCGAGGGCAGGGGCGGACTGCGTCTGGGGCCGCTGGTCTGCTTCGAGTCGGCGTTCCCCGACATGAGCAGGACGCTGACCCGGGACGGCGCGCAGCTGCTGATCGCGCAGTCGTCGACCTCGTCGTTCCAGGGCAGTTGGGCGCCCGAGCAGCATGCCTCGCTGGCGGCCCTGCGGGCTGCCGAGAGCGGCCGGCCGATGGTGCACGCCACCCTCACCGGCGTCAGCGCGGTGTACGGACCCGACGGCAGCCGGGTCGGCCGCCTGCTCGGTACGGACAGCAGCACCGCCGCCGTCTACGACGTCCCGCTGGCCCGCGGCACCACCCCGTTCGTGAGGTTCGGCGACTGGCCGCTCTACGGAGCGCTGGCGGTCCTCGCCGCGCTCTGTGCCGCCGAGGGTGTGCGCTCGCTCAGGAGGCCTGCTCCAGAGCCCGCAGCACCACCTGTTCACACAGCTCATGAGTCCGAAGCGCGTCCTGGGCGCTGAGGAACTTCCCGGCGCGTACGGCGTCGATGAAGGCCAGCACGGACTGCTCGATACCGCGCTGGCGGGCCACCGGCACCCAGTCGCCCCGCCGTCGTACGCTCGGCTGCCCCTTGTGGTCGACGACGTCCGCGAGATTGCGGACCTCGCGCTTGGTGTCCTGGCCCGACACCTCGAGGATCTCCTCGGTGGAGCCGCTCATGCGGTTCATCGTCCCGATGGCGGTGAACCCGTCGCCGGACAGCAGCAGTACGACATGGTGCATCAGCCCGTCGACGATCCGGGCCCGTACATCGGTGCGGTCGACCGGTCCGGGTGCCAGGAAGCGCAGGGTGTCGACGACATGGATGAAGTCGTCGAGAACGAGGGTGCGAGGATCCTCGGCGAGACCGACGCGGTTCTTCTGCATCAGGATCAGCTCGCGCGGGTGCTCCAGGCACTGGGCGTAGCCGGGCGCAAGACGGCGGTTGAACCCGACGGCCAGACTGGTTTCACGCTCTTCACCGAGGGTCACCAGCCGCTCGGACTCGGCCAGTTCGTATGCGAGCGGCTTGTCGACATACGTCGCCACACCCGCTTCCAGCAGCCTCGTCACGATCTCGGTGTGCACGGCGGTCGGTGCGTGGACGAAGGCGGCGTCCATGCCCTGGGCGAGCAGCGAACCGAGGTCGGTGTGGCAGCGCTCGGCGGGGATGTGGTGGGCCGCTGCGATCCGCGCGAGGGTGGCGGGGGTCCGGGTCTGCAGATGCAGTTCGACCCCGGGGAGGGTGGTGAGCACGGGCAGATAGGCCTTCTGCGCGATGTCGCCGAGCCCGATGCAGCCGACCTTCACAGGGGCCTCCCTTGGCGCTGTGCCGGTTGTCCTACGCGTACGTCGTGTGCTCCGGCAGCATACGTGCGCTGCGGCGGCCGCCGGTCGCCTTGGCATGGGCGGCGTCACCGATGAGCGCGGTCCGCCCGCGGCGGAAAGAGGGAGGCCGGCCGATGATGTGGTGAACGTCGTCGCACAGCATCCGGTCCGGCTCCGCGGGCCGGCTGCCCGCCGTCACCCGTGTGGACCATTGTCTGCTCGTACGCCGGTGAACGCGCGGCGCGCACAGCAGAGTTGACCCCGTGCACCGAACGAGAACAACCGTCCTGGCCGGGATGGCCGCCTTCGCCCTGTCCGGCTGCGTCGTGCTGACCGGATGCGTGACCGTTGAGCCCCCGCCCGCACCGCCACCCTCACCACCGCCGGGGAGCGGCCTCCCGGCGCAGGTCGTGGAGCCGCAGATCGCGCAGGAACCGGCACGAGAGGCCCTTGCGCCCCCGTCGGCCGAGAAGACCACGCCGCCGGCCGCTCGCGCCGACGACGCCGCGCGGGGGCAAGGCCCCCTGCCGCCGAAGCCGGACCACGCGGAGGGGCCCGCCCTGCCGCGCGGAAGACCCGCGCGCCCGGGAACGCCCGCGCGGCCTGTCGCACCGGTGCCGACCGTCGTCCCCCCGAACGTCTGCGAGCTGAGCCAGGACTACGGCCACTGGCGCCCCGGCAGCCCCGAAGCCCGGATCTGCCGGGAGGTGTACGGGGACTAGGGTGTCGTTTGGATCAGGCCGGCTCAGTGAGCGGCCCGCCGCGGAGCGGCTGATGTCACCGCGGTGCGTGCGATCGCGAGGCGGAGGAATGGCCGACGCGGAGCGTCGGCGACTGACGACGACGCGGCGGGGGTGCGCACCAGGGCACGCG includes:
- a CDS encoding spermidine synthase, with protein sequence MSEQLPVIRQVESGTARLMPDIDRDRAWLLTVDGAPQSYVDLDAPTHLEFEYARRLGHVVDCAADEGAPLDVLHLGGGALTLPRYVAATRPGSRQDVVEADRGLLTLVAERLPLPAGSGIEVHGTDARAWVEAAPADCVDMLIGDVFGGSRVPAHLTSVEYARAAERVLRPDGIYAANLADGAPFAFLRSQLATFATVFAELALIAEPSVLRGRRFGNALLLASQGPIDTAPLARRISADAFPARLEHGASLTRLIGDASVVRDADAVASPEPPDGAFSIG
- a CDS encoding patatin-like phospholipase family protein, which codes for MTDTAVVLGAGGITGVGWEIGILHGLAASGVDLSTADLLVGSSAGAVVAAQVASGRLGIAELYERQLASPEGESAARFGLSLTLTYARAILTSRTPEEYGRKLGRLALAGTVGVASRREVIAGRLLSHAWPERRLLVTAVDALTGALKTYDKDSGVPLVDAVAASCAVPGVWPPVTIEGRTWIDGGVHTTANAHLAAGYQRVVVLAPIAYGTKAMASPRAQAAQLAAAGARVAVITPDATARKAFGRGRLDPALRAPAARAGLAQAAAHVKAVAAVWAQ
- the tuf gene encoding elongation factor Tu — translated: MSKTAYVRTKPHLNIGTMGHVDHGKTTLTAAITKVLSERGTGTFVPFDRIDRAPEEAQRGITINIAHVEYETDTRHYAHVDMPGHADYVKNMVTGAAQLDGAILVVSALDGVMPQTAEHVLLARQVGVDHIVVALNKADAGDDELTDLVELEVRELLTAHGYGGDAAPVVRVSGLRALEGDPRWTAAVDALLDAVDTYVPMPVRYTDAPFLLPVENVLTITGRGTVVTGAVERGTVRVGDRVQVLGADTETVVTGLETFGKPMESAEAGDNVALLLRGMARDAVRRGHVVAAPGSVVPSRRFTAQVYVLSAREGGRTTPVSTGYRPQFYIRTADVVGDIDLGAAAVARPGDTVMMTVELGRDIPLEPGLGFAIREGGRTVGAGTVTELA
- a CDS encoding DNA alkylation repair protein, which gives rise to MTPVEPPVFPRSDLADTVLARLTAVYPTGADAGRAESAAAYMKGIAPFLGLCTGTRRDLSRSVLDGTAVPDEADCTAIALRCWELPQREYHYFAVDYLRRHVKRCSSGFLPVVRHLVVTVSWWDTVDALASHVVGPLVSADPGLKSVMDRWIEDDDLWVVRTALLHQLRYKDATDTERLFAYCLRRADHSDFFIRKAIGWCLREYGKTDPDAVRHFVERHRDRLAPLSVREALKNL
- a CDS encoding TVP38/TMEM64 family protein, which translates into the protein MLDPVPRPASGLAVRCTRALLSPWSRLSLLVAMLAAAAVTVVLYEPQRLLSAGWPPQLSGAAAVVLFGVAYGACTAAFVPRPLLNLAAGTLFGSQAGFVSALAGTVLGAGISFALGRLLGQDALRPLLRGRWLMAADTQLSRHGFRSMLALRLFPGVPFAAANYCAAVSRMGYVPFLLATALGSIPNTAAYVVAGSRAGSPTSPAFVVAMGFIVVTGLAAAWIAWCKRHRLRER
- a CDS encoding undecaprenyl-diphosphate phosphatase produces the protein MSWFESFILGLVQGLTEFLPISSSAHLRLTAAFAGWEDPGAAFTAITQIGTETAVLIYFRKDIARIVSAWFRSLTNKELRSDHDAQMGWLVIVGSIPIGVLGVTFKDQIEGPFRDLRLIATTLIVMGIVLGIADRLAARDEDGGKHRAVKQRKTLKELGVRDGLIYGACQAMALIPGVSRSGATISGGLLMGYTREAAARYSFLLAIPAVLASGVFELKDASGGGHVDWPQTFFATIIAFAVGYAVIAWFMKFITTKSFMPFVIYRILLGILLFILVGTDALSPHAGESAG
- a CDS encoding methyltransferase; translation: MNRLTTSWGGFELARFPEDPRDPLRAWDAADEYLLRQLKGIDDAPSTDLNGTLVVVGDRWGALATSLAAHRPVQITDSFLGQEATRANLARNGIEVDSVRLQSVRDLPPERIDALLIRVPKSLALLEDQLHRLAPAVHADTVVVGAGMVSEIHTSTLKLFERILGPTRTSLAVKKARLIFCTPDHRLARTPSPWPLRYALPADVGVLAGRTVTNHAGIFCAERLDIGTRFFLRSLPELHGPQRVVDLGCGNGVVGTAAALANPAASLTFVDESFSAVASAEATYRENVPSDAKAEFLVGDGLSGVPDASVDLVLNNPPFHSHRATTDTAARRMFGGARRALRPGGELWVVGNRHLGYHVRLRRLFGNCEVVSSDPKFVVLRAVSR
- a CDS encoding flavin reductase family protein, encoding MRIDYDPAQCDAEAFYRLLTATVVPRPIAWVSTTSADGTDNLAPHSFFTISCVAPPVVQFTSVGRKDSLRNVEDTGDFVVNFAPEPLFEQINATATDFPRGTSEFDAVGIARETSLRVKPPRVAASPVALECELHSTVRLGDSTVVFGRVVHAAVSRDVMASGHPEVTKLAPLTRLGKDEWATLGGVREISRVPYAEWQDGADGLGR
- a CDS encoding nuclear transport factor 2 family protein; translated protein: MTQRVDLATVMDRLAIDELITSYAVAVDDSDWHAYRALFAREGRADYRSSGGIEGPAAEVADWMAEAMRLFPVRQHLIVNRRLHIQDLGGYPGDRAEVQADYVNPMRLESGDDFVSGGRYTFGLLRTDAGWRLHTVVIHEKWRRAPEALGGA